From Chryseobacterium joostei, the proteins below share one genomic window:
- a CDS encoding DUF3800 domain-containing protein: protein MKQVIAFADEFGNNSFKFSTESTHFIIASIIVNYEDLEEFYFDVEKIRSKYFQTGEIKSSKVKDNHKRRMLILNELAKLKFNIYSVVVDKTKLYGEGFKYKKSFYKYLNGILYKELYKTFPKLELKVDEHGGNEFMLEFKQYVQQNHIRTLFEGSEFFVNKSDKELGVQIADFVAGTLGYIFDEHKKSDYSQQFLKALSGKIISINHFPKIYKLNEYNESKVDEFYNQAITDLSLRSIFDYLDTTSSDTQQKQDSINFLKVLVRYHESNHYKNYTTGQEFIEHLNVNRDSKLSKEQFVNMVGGLRDKGILIGSSREGYKIPTNHDEIKKYVQHGNSIVLPLLRRINVCREAIMLATNNSLDILDDVEFETLKHIIEELRP from the coding sequence ATGAAACAAGTAATTGCATTCGCCGACGAATTCGGAAATAATTCATTCAAATTTTCAACGGAAAGTACTCACTTTATCATTGCTAGTATTATCGTCAATTATGAAGATCTAGAAGAATTTTACTTTGATGTTGAAAAAATTCGATCAAAATATTTTCAGACAGGAGAAATCAAATCCTCAAAAGTAAAAGACAATCACAAAAGGAGGATGCTAATTTTAAATGAGTTGGCAAAACTCAAGTTTAATATTTACTCAGTCGTTGTTGATAAAACGAAATTGTATGGGGAAGGTTTTAAATACAAAAAATCTTTTTACAAATATCTAAATGGCATCTTGTATAAAGAGTTATACAAAACATTTCCAAAGCTTGAACTGAAAGTAGACGAACATGGAGGTAATGAATTCATGCTTGAATTTAAACAGTATGTGCAACAGAACCATATTCGTACGCTATTTGAAGGCTCCGAATTTTTTGTCAATAAAAGCGATAAAGAGCTAGGAGTACAAATCGCTGATTTTGTTGCCGGAACTTTAGGGTATATTTTTGATGAACATAAAAAAAGTGACTATTCCCAACAGTTTTTAAAAGCATTATCAGGAAAAATCATAAGCATTAACCACTTTCCTAAAATTTATAAGCTTAACGAGTACAATGAATCTAAGGTTGATGAGTTTTATAACCAAGCTATTACCGATCTAAGTTTAAGAAGTATCTTTGATTATCTTGATACAACTTCTTCAGATACTCAACAAAAGCAGGATTCAATAAATTTCTTGAAAGTTTTAGTGAGATATCACGAATCCAATCATTATAAAAATTATACTACCGGACAAGAGTTCATTGAACATCTCAACGTGAACCGAGATTCCAAACTTAGCAAAGAACAATTTGTAAATATGGTTGGAGGTTTGAGAGATAAAGGCATTCTTATTGGAAGCAGCCGAGAAGGCTACAAAATTCCCACTAATCATGATGAAATTAAAAAATATGTTCAGCACGGAAACTCTATTGTACTTCCACTTTTAAGAAGAATAAATGTATGTAGGGAAGCCATAATGTTAGCAACAAATAATTCATTAGACATTCTTGATGATGTAGAATTTGAAACTTTAAAACATATCATTGAAGAGCTAAGACCATAA
- a CDS encoding DEAD/DEAH box helicase, which yields MNQEHHKWLTYWKKNLSDSLNTDIDIDKSEFFEIENFKIENQFIGEIEKVNALIDIEEKKINDKKGIKSKENEEWIHIEYTPVLIAPFKLKPLPEHLVHLKDKKPKFPFWFSAVLDRNGKLSIPEETFPLFQRKYLEPLADEKNEFIFSSVEDVDRATTLGRESYTRYSEYISNIVDVFEKAIHKKLNEYHTEGYETLYNGLILLPQEDINAAEGIIQLYEKILKVKKIPPLLESLITLKNNNQKLPVSVNDHINFNELHLGQMGFDFPISISQRKSLNTLLSTNDKVFAVNGPPGTGKTTLLQSIVATKVVATALEGKKAPIILACSTNNQAVTNIIDSFSRSNTREGELQGRWLPDVDGYATYLPSTLKSEEELKGTNYKKLSGSGIFGKIENQEYLSRAKEYFLEKSKTYFNKPVLTLINTAHSLRNEIILIEEILKKASALWKDYLKSEKEFTSEYLSSSSDRYYKEGILNESVLITDIQNLILIERQIISYFKEEPFFRKIFCFLGFKSALKNRASEVKIILRDSLIVITNDFVFKKAEILHKIDFKISLAKKIVDVIERWKAWKKDNQINGNPPSSEEEYWDFELTKISEKIPANCFYDELDISLRHKAFQLALHYWEARYLIELESSLYESNFDGKGEDPMMMRWQRHAMLTPCFVSTFFMAPKFFSFYKFFKKAEDGKNLYDTPPLLDFIDLLIVDEAGQVSPEVGIATFALAKQAVVVGDVKQIEPVWNITNKIDIGNLKKCQIIKDYNDTIYEKEFDQKGFLSSTGSIMKMAQNASGFKEKELHEKGVLLTEHRRCYDEIINYCNVLAYDGQLVPLRGKATSDLLFDPMYCIHVEGQSTKNNNGSRFNQNEAKEIVEWLTKNRISIEKKYGQIEKAVGIITPFTGQKHLLKNTLKNAGFKVDDLKIGTVHALQGAERAIVLFSMVYGDEDKGTLFFDRDNKPNMLNVAVSRAKDNFIVFANTKILNKNAKTPSGVLANFLQYEITKS from the coding sequence ATGAACCAGGAACATCATAAATGGTTGACCTATTGGAAAAAAAATTTATCCGACTCCTTAAATACGGATATTGACATTGATAAATCAGAATTTTTTGAAATCGAAAATTTTAAAATCGAAAATCAGTTTATTGGTGAAATTGAAAAAGTTAATGCACTAATAGACATTGAGGAAAAAAAGATCAATGATAAAAAAGGTATAAAAAGCAAAGAAAACGAAGAGTGGATTCATATTGAATATACTCCTGTACTTATAGCTCCATTTAAACTTAAACCTCTTCCGGAACATTTAGTTCATCTCAAAGATAAAAAACCAAAATTCCCGTTTTGGTTTTCTGCAGTTCTTGATAGGAATGGTAAATTATCCATTCCTGAAGAAACTTTTCCTCTATTTCAAAGAAAATATCTGGAGCCTTTAGCAGATGAAAAAAATGAGTTTATCTTTAGCAGTGTAGAAGATGTTGATCGTGCTACAACCTTGGGAAGAGAAAGCTATACCAGATATTCAGAATATATATCCAATATAGTTGATGTATTTGAAAAAGCTATTCATAAAAAACTAAATGAATATCATACAGAAGGATATGAGACATTGTATAATGGTCTGATTTTACTTCCTCAGGAAGATATTAATGCTGCGGAAGGTATTATCCAGCTATACGAAAAAATTCTTAAAGTCAAAAAGATTCCACCTCTTTTAGAATCATTAATAACTTTAAAAAATAACAATCAAAAACTCCCTGTTTCTGTTAATGACCATATCAATTTTAACGAGCTTCATTTAGGACAAATGGGATTTGATTTCCCTATATCAATATCTCAGAGAAAAAGCTTGAATACTCTTTTGAGTACTAATGACAAAGTTTTTGCCGTAAATGGACCTCCAGGAACAGGAAAAACAACTTTACTTCAAAGTATTGTGGCCACCAAAGTTGTAGCAACTGCTTTAGAAGGGAAAAAAGCTCCTATCATCCTTGCTTGTTCTACCAACAATCAAGCTGTCACAAATATAATTGATAGTTTTTCCCGCTCTAATACAAGAGAAGGAGAATTACAAGGCAGATGGCTTCCTGATGTTGATGGTTATGCTACTTATTTACCTTCTACTCTTAAAAGTGAAGAAGAGCTAAAAGGAACAAATTATAAAAAATTGAGTGGAAGCGGCATCTTTGGAAAAATTGAAAATCAAGAATATCTTAGCAGAGCTAAGGAATATTTTCTAGAAAAAAGTAAAACTTATTTTAATAAACCTGTTCTTACTCTTATCAATACAGCACATAGCCTTCGAAACGAGATTATTCTTATTGAAGAAATCTTAAAAAAAGCAAGTGCATTATGGAAAGATTATTTGAAATCTGAAAAAGAATTTACATCTGAATATTTATCTTCATCATCAGATCGCTATTATAAAGAGGGTATTTTAAATGAGTCTGTATTAATAACCGACATTCAGAATTTAATTTTAATTGAGCGACAAATAATTTCTTATTTTAAAGAAGAACCTTTTTTCAGAAAAATATTTTGTTTTTTGGGGTTTAAGTCAGCTTTAAAAAACAGAGCGAGTGAAGTTAAAATCATTCTTAGAGATTCTTTGATTGTAATTACTAATGATTTTGTTTTTAAAAAAGCAGAGATTCTGCATAAAATTGATTTTAAAATAAGCCTTGCTAAAAAAATAGTCGATGTCATAGAAAGATGGAAAGCTTGGAAAAAAGATAATCAAATAAATGGTAACCCACCATCTTCAGAAGAAGAATACTGGGATTTTGAGTTAACAAAGATTAGTGAGAAAATTCCAGCTAATTGTTTCTATGATGAATTGGATATATCACTGCGACATAAGGCATTTCAGTTGGCCTTACATTACTGGGAAGCCCGATATCTTATAGAACTAGAAAGCAGTCTCTATGAATCTAATTTTGATGGAAAAGGAGAAGACCCGATGATGATGAGATGGCAGAGACACGCGATGCTTACTCCATGTTTTGTAAGTACGTTCTTTATGGCTCCGAAATTCTTTAGCTTTTATAAATTCTTTAAAAAAGCTGAAGATGGTAAGAACTTATATGATACTCCCCCACTTTTAGATTTTATTGATCTGCTTATTGTTGACGAAGCCGGACAGGTTTCACCTGAAGTAGGAATTGCAACTTTTGCGTTGGCAAAACAAGCTGTTGTTGTGGGAGATGTTAAGCAAATCGAGCCTGTTTGGAATATTACAAATAAAATTGATATCGGAAATCTTAAAAAATGTCAGATTATTAAAGATTATAATGATACTATCTATGAAAAGGAATTTGACCAAAAAGGGTTTCTTTCCTCTACAGGAAGTATTATGAAAATGGCTCAGAATGCTTCTGGATTTAAAGAGAAAGAACTTCATGAAAAGGGAGTTCTACTTACTGAGCACAGAAGATGTTATGATGAAATTATTAATTACTGTAATGTTTTAGCTTATGATGGTCAGTTGGTTCCACTAAGAGGAAAAGCTACATCAGATCTTCTTTTTGATCCAATGTACTGTATACATGTTGAAGGGCAATCGACAAAAAATAATAATGGAAGCAGATTCAATCAAAATGAGGCAAAGGAAATTGTTGAATGGTTAACAAAAAACAGAATTTCGATTGAGAAAAAATATGGACAGATAGAAAAGGCTGTTGGAATTATTACCCCGTTCACGGGACAAAAACACCTTTTAAAAAATACATTAAAAAATGCAGGATTTAAAGTTGATGATCTTAAAATAGGAACTGTTCATGCACTTCAGGGTGCAGAACGAGCTATCGTTTTATTTTCAATGGTATATGGTGATGAAGATAAAGGCACATTATTTTTCGACAGGGATAACAAACCTAATATGCTAAATGTGGCAGTATCCAGAGCAAAAGATAATTTCATTGTTTTCGCCAATACCAAGATTCTTAATAAAAATGCAAAAACACCTTCCGGAGTGCTGGCCAATTTTTTACAATATGAAATTACCAAAAGCTAA
- a CDS encoding type IA DNA topoisomerase, translating into MKAIIAEKPSVAREIAQLLGTHEKNDGYLSGNGYCVTWALGHLIALGMPEDYGIRGFNKASLPIFPNPFILTPKKLKKANGYEPDPSALKQLNAIKQVISQCSSIIVATDAGREGELIFRYIYHYLQCNKPFERLWISSLTEKAIQEGFKNLRPGDTFDGLYQAAKARSEADWLVGINATQALTIAGNQDVYSLGRVQTPTLALICQRFLQHQNFTKQKYFQILLSHRKEYTDFTSLSLLQWEEKKQAEQIQKSIEREGRAVVEDVSITTVQEQSPLLFDLTELQKEANRKLGLSADEVLQIAQSLYEKKFITYPRTGSKYIPEDLWAEIPELVRILNTNDQFKSAISTLKFGNFNKRIVNDVKVTDHHGLLITTKVPSAISATEKAIYEMIAYRLLESLSHACTKQVSHIIAKVHHYEFQIKGSIILEKGWRAIKGILSDNENSNNKNEVLTELPEFKIGDELKISKTELLEKVTQPPKLFTEADLLSAMENAGRSIENKEEQKALSNIGIGTPATRASIIETLLSRNYIIRKSKTLHPTDKGLQVYNLVKDKKIANVQMTAEWEIALDRIEKGELNKDQFMNDIQTYTTEITSELLSLHIPQENTPQLKCPKCQQHTLIIKDKIVKCPDEQCSWIFFRTICGIQLSIRDITLLLTQNKTLLIKNMKSKNGRNFDAYIVLKEDFNTGFEFRKNI; encoded by the coding sequence ATGAAAGCAATCATCGCAGAAAAACCGAGTGTAGCAAGAGAAATCGCACAATTGTTAGGAACCCATGAAAAGAATGATGGTTATTTATCCGGTAACGGATATTGTGTAACCTGGGCATTAGGACATCTGATCGCATTAGGAATGCCAGAGGATTATGGTATAAGAGGCTTTAATAAAGCCTCTTTGCCTATCTTTCCGAACCCTTTTATTCTAACTCCCAAAAAACTAAAGAAAGCAAACGGCTATGAGCCCGATCCTTCGGCTTTAAAACAACTCAATGCAATAAAGCAAGTCATCAGTCAATGCAGCAGTATTATTGTCGCCACAGATGCAGGAAGGGAAGGGGAGTTGATCTTCCGCTATATCTATCACTACCTACAATGCAACAAACCCTTCGAAAGACTATGGATCAGTTCCCTTACCGAAAAGGCAATACAGGAAGGTTTTAAGAATCTTCGACCAGGTGATACCTTTGACGGTTTATATCAAGCTGCTAAAGCCAGAAGCGAAGCAGACTGGCTGGTGGGAATCAATGCCACCCAGGCATTAACCATCGCAGGAAATCAAGATGTTTATTCATTGGGCAGAGTGCAAACACCAACCCTTGCTTTAATCTGCCAACGGTTTCTTCAGCATCAAAACTTTACCAAGCAAAAGTACTTTCAAATCCTGCTGAGTCACAGAAAAGAATATACAGACTTTACCAGTCTTTCATTATTGCAGTGGGAAGAAAAGAAGCAGGCAGAACAAATCCAAAAATCCATAGAACGGGAGGGAAGAGCTGTTGTAGAAGATGTATCCATTACAACAGTACAGGAACAATCTCCCTTACTTTTCGATCTCACAGAATTACAGAAAGAAGCCAACCGAAAATTAGGACTTTCTGCAGATGAGGTTTTACAGATTGCCCAAAGCTTATATGAAAAGAAATTCATTACCTATCCCAGAACCGGCAGCAAGTATATTCCTGAAGATTTATGGGCAGAGATTCCTGAACTGGTCAGAATCCTTAATACAAACGATCAATTTAAATCAGCCATATCTACTTTAAAGTTCGGAAATTTCAACAAGAGAATTGTTAATGATGTAAAAGTAACGGATCATCACGGTTTACTCATCACTACGAAAGTTCCATCCGCAATTAGCGCTACCGAAAAAGCCATTTATGAGATGATTGCTTATCGTTTGTTGGAATCTCTATCCCATGCCTGTACAAAACAAGTCAGTCACATTATAGCAAAAGTACATCATTATGAATTCCAGATCAAAGGATCTATAATCTTGGAGAAAGGCTGGCGAGCCATCAAAGGAATTCTATCTGACAATGAAAATTCCAATAATAAAAATGAAGTCCTTACTGAACTTCCGGAATTCAAAATAGGAGATGAGCTGAAAATATCAAAAACAGAATTATTGGAAAAAGTAACGCAACCTCCTAAACTTTTCACAGAAGCGGATCTTTTATCAGCCATGGAAAATGCAGGTCGATCTATTGAAAATAAAGAAGAACAAAAAGCACTCTCTAATATCGGCATCGGAACCCCAGCCACCCGAGCTTCTATTATCGAAACCCTACTTAGCAGAAACTATATCATCAGAAAGAGCAAAACTCTGCATCCGACCGACAAAGGCTTGCAGGTTTACAACCTTGTTAAAGACAAAAAAATAGCCAATGTTCAAATGACTGCGGAATGGGAAATAGCACTGGATAGAATTGAAAAAGGTGAACTCAACAAAGACCAATTCATGAACGACATCCAAACCTACACAACTGAAATCACCAGCGAACTTTTATCACTCCATATTCCCCAAGAAAACACCCCACAGTTGAAATGCCCTAAATGTCAACAGCATACTCTTATCATCAAAGATAAAATTGTCAAATGCCCAGATGAACAATGCAGTTGGATTTTCTTTAGAACTATATGTGGAATACAACTAAGTATTAGAGATATAACTTTACTATTAACTCAAAATAAAACATTATTAATCAAAAACATGAAAAGTAAAAATGGTAGAAATTTTGATGCTTATATAGTTTTAAAAGAAGATTTCAATACAGGATTTGAGTTTAGAAAAAATATTTAA
- a CDS encoding DUF3945 domain-containing protein: MENELINPQEPNELKPVTDTLLVLNIHTNQVEMVKGIDQDGNLQKVTPQEKKDNEQLIRVDKHGDIFSNFFSNFYRQLKNPTHFNFFKVSEYDAVNTAQDLQKYVDQASPEEKEKLKGYEVLPQHNNNPKNQNTMDNNTDNQEYRFQPEQIDWKTMEKFGLNQEKLEKMNAMDSLLRGFKTNTLIPITINLGTAVSKMDVRLSLQTGDTGQVAVHLHGIRKEPSLNNKFLGHQFTDEDKKNLKESGNMGRVVDLVNPKTDEIIPSVISRDRLTNELVAYRAEYMKIPDEIKGIRLDEHQKQTLLEGGPLYLEGMNSKKGELFDATVQFNADKRYVEFLFSNNQNQQQSQQHNHNQQQTQPMDKEAPKVFRGKELDDSQYEKFKAGQTVYVDGLTDTKGKAYQGYITFNKETFKTDFSFNHPNKLKEEAKPTEDHKTQTAVNTHGKTNEATKNVNEPLESKQQHPANKQQEDQQKKVRKPRRQKL, from the coding sequence ATGGAAAATGAATTGATAAACCCTCAGGAACCCAATGAACTCAAACCGGTAACAGACACACTCCTTGTCCTGAACATTCATACTAACCAGGTTGAAATGGTCAAAGGAATTGATCAAGATGGGAATCTGCAAAAGGTTACTCCACAAGAAAAAAAGGATAATGAGCAGCTGATCAGAGTAGATAAACACGGCGATATATTCTCCAACTTCTTTTCCAACTTTTACCGGCAGCTTAAAAATCCCACGCATTTCAACTTTTTCAAAGTTTCAGAATACGATGCAGTTAATACCGCCCAGGATCTTCAAAAATATGTCGATCAGGCATCTCCTGAAGAAAAAGAAAAGCTGAAAGGCTACGAAGTTTTACCTCAACACAATAACAATCCAAAAAATCAAAATACAATGGACAACAACACAGACAATCAGGAATATCGTTTTCAGCCTGAACAGATCGACTGGAAAACGATGGAAAAGTTCGGACTTAATCAGGAGAAGCTTGAAAAAATGAATGCCATGGATTCATTACTCAGAGGCTTTAAAACCAATACATTAATTCCCATCACCATTAATTTAGGAACAGCGGTCAGTAAGATGGATGTTCGATTATCCCTTCAGACAGGAGATACAGGGCAGGTTGCCGTTCATCTGCATGGTATCCGAAAGGAGCCCAGCCTCAATAATAAATTTTTAGGTCACCAGTTCACGGATGAAGACAAGAAGAACCTGAAAGAAAGCGGGAATATGGGTCGGGTAGTAGATCTTGTCAATCCTAAAACTGATGAAATCATTCCATCAGTGATCAGCCGTGACCGTTTAACCAATGAATTGGTTGCCTATCGGGCAGAATACATGAAAATTCCTGATGAAATCAAAGGAATTAGGCTTGATGAACATCAGAAACAAACCCTACTGGAAGGAGGTCCATTGTATCTTGAAGGCATGAACTCTAAAAAAGGTGAACTTTTCGATGCCACTGTACAGTTCAATGCGGATAAGCGATATGTGGAATTTTTGTTCAGCAATAATCAGAATCAACAACAAAGTCAACAGCACAATCATAACCAACAGCAAACTCAACCTATGGATAAAGAAGCCCCCAAAGTATTCAGAGGAAAAGAGCTGGACGATTCACAATATGAAAAGTTCAAAGCCGGGCAAACCGTGTACGTTGATGGCCTTACCGATACTAAAGGTAAAGCCTATCAAGGCTATATTACCTTCAATAAAGAAACCTTTAAAACCGATTTCTCCTTCAATCATCCTAATAAACTTAAAGAAGAAGCAAAACCTACAGAAGATCATAAGACCCAAACTGCGGTTAACACCCATGGTAAAACCAATGAAGCTACTAAAAATGTAAATGAGCCTTTAGAATCAAAACAGCAGCACCCTGCCAATAAACAGCAGGAGGATCAGCAAAAAAAGGTTAGAAAACCAAGAAGACAAAAACTATAA
- a CDS encoding helix-turn-helix domain-containing protein, with product MNIERTEFIAWMERIMERFDLLKEQMLKNQSRFIEVDGEQLLDNQDVLQLLKISSRSLQRYRTDKKLPYYTISGKLYYKLSDVHQLIRECLNS from the coding sequence ATGAATATTGAAAGAACAGAATTTATAGCCTGGATGGAGAGAATTATGGAAAGATTTGACCTACTGAAAGAGCAAATGCTTAAGAACCAATCCAGATTTATAGAAGTGGACGGAGAGCAGCTTCTGGATAACCAGGATGTTTTACAGCTTTTAAAAATAAGTTCCCGATCATTACAGCGGTACCGGACTGATAAAAAGCTGCCTTATTATACCATTAGCGGAAAGCTGTACTATAAGCTTTCTGATGTCCATCAATTGATCAGAGAATGTTTAAACTCTTGA